The window GTAATGCAGGAAGATCTTCTCCAATGAGCGGATTCCCAATTGGGGAACCCCCATGGTGCGGAAAGCGATATGATCGTTCTCGATCTCATCACCATCCCTGATAACACCTTCACTGACCATGGCATTGATCACTCCCTGAACATCGGGTACGCGTTCCTTATAACGGCGCATCAAGCCGCCCAGCACCTGGTCCAGACCGTTAGTATTGTTCAACATGATTCTACATTTTGTTATGAATGATTCGCATACAGGCCACCATTCCTTGTCTTCAGGAATGCTTCAAAGGGGATCTCTTCCTGCTTGATGAATCCCTGCTGGGGCAGTTGGCCATTGGCCACCATTTCCACAACCGCCGCAACAGATGCAGCAGTGGTCCACGAGATCGCCCTCCACTCCTTACCGTTGATAGTAATGGGATGGTAAGCGTTGTAGAATTCTTCACGTGCGATCAGGTCGCCCTTCCAGCCTTCCACAACAGCGTATACATATACCACATCTTCCCTTACAGGAGGCTTGGCCTCGGTCAGGATCTGCTCCACCAGTTCACGCTTTTCCTTCAGGATCAATTCATACAACAGGAATCGCATCAACTTGGCATGGCCAGGATAACGCATGGTCTTGTAGTTAAGGGTATCTACCTTTCCAGCGAGGGTCTCACACATGGTACCCAGTCCACCTGAAGTACTGAAGGCTTCAAACTCCTGGCCTTCGATATTGATCATTTCAATACCATCCAGGGAAGGCACCATCTTACGTTCGCCGTTGTGGATCACTTCGGCATCATTGATGTATTCGTTGATCACGCCGGCAGGTGACCAGGTGAAGGAGTAGCCCAGCAGGCCGTTCGGATAGCGGGGCAGGGCGCCTACGCGCAGTTCCACATCACG is drawn from Flavihumibacter rivuli and contains these coding sequences:
- a CDS encoding saccharopine dehydrogenase family protein, whose product is MKNVAVVGLGKVGSLVGTLLSDIFTVTGFDQNKPATDVPFNVVTGSIKDTATLEAFLAKQDAVVSCLPYNLNLPVAQAAHKVGIHYFDLTEDVPTTSAIREMAKTSKGVMAPQCGLAPGFIGIVGADLYKRFTKLRDVELRVGALPRYPNGLLGYSFTWSPAGVINEYINDAEVIHNGERKMVPSLDGIEMINIEGQEFEAFSTSGGLGTMCETLAGKVDTLNYKTMRYPGHAKLMRFLLYELILKEKRELVEQILTEAKPPVREDVVYVYAVVEGWKGDLIAREEFYNAYHPITINGKEWRAISWTTAASVAAVVEMVANGQLPQQGFIKQEEIPFEAFLKTRNGGLYANHS